The Lachnospiraceae bacterium genome includes the window ATATAATTTTTCTTTGCTTCAATGCATGATACAGGATGGCTTAGCACTTTCGGAATCAGAGTATCAGCAATATATGATTCCGTCAGGACGAGGCGGATGGAAGCTGCTCAACTATCTGCTCGATGCTGGGGTGACTCACAGCCTGCTGGAAGGAACGAAATATTATCGGCAATATGGATTTGATTCCAATCATATTGCATTTATCAGCCTCGAGGAAGCAATCGGCATTGTAAAAGGGGCATCCGGGATTCCGGTGCTGGCGCATCCGGCCGAGCAAATCCCTTATAGCGCATATGATCAAGATCATGATTCGTTTTGGACGGCACTAGAGGAGCTGCTGCAAACCCAAATTGAAGGAATAGAATGCATTCATCCGCTTCATGGGTTTGAGCTTCAAGAAGAGCTGATAGCGCTATGTAAGGAGAGAGGGTTATTCATTTCCGGAGGAACAGATTATCATGGCCGGTTTTTTAATAAACAAAAACAGAGGATTGGCGGACAGTTCATTTCAGCAGATATTGTTAAAAGCCTAATTATGGAGAAAGTGCAGTGAAGCAGTCAAGATGGAAAAAAGCCGACTGGATTTTGCTCGGGAGCCTGTTAGCCGCAGGGCTGTTAGGAGGATTGCTGCTATTTTTGACCAGTAAAACCGGTCAAAGAGTGCAGGTTCGGGTAGGCGGCGAGATTCAGGCTGTGTACCGGCTGGAAGAAGAGGGGCGCTACCGCATAGAGGGCGCTGAAGGCGGAAGCAATATCCTAGTCATTCAAGACGGGAAGGCATGGGTTGAAGAAGCATCCTGCCCGGATGGACTATGCATGCATATGGGAAAAATCATGCAGCAGGGGCAGTCCATCGTATGTCTGCCAAATCAGGTGATTATAGAAATCACAGAAGCCGGA containing:
- a CDS encoding PHP domain-containing protein, encoding MKQYADLHVHTHMSDGSDSVEEVLRQASDNNVSFLSITDHNTLDAYKKNINKEAEKRGIQLLPGVELDVIHKQKQYHLLAYGIDIHNAALQEACTYNCKVQEQYNFSLLQCMIQDGLALSESEYQQYMIPSGRGGWKLLNYLLDAGVTHSLLEGTKYYRQYGFDSNHIAFISLEEAIGIVKGASGIPVLAHPAEQIPYSAYDQDHDSFWTALEELLQTQIEGIECIHPLHGFELQEELIALCKERGLFISGGTDYHGRFFNKQKQRIGGQFISADIVKSLIMEKVQ
- a CDS encoding NusG domain II-containing protein; this translates as MKQSRWKKADWILLGSLLAAGLLGGLLLFLTSKTGQRVQVRVGGEIQAVYRLEEEGRYRIEGAEGGSNILVIQDGKAWVEEASCPDGLCMHMGKIMQQGQSIVCLPNQVIIEITEAGAEQKVDGVVR